The Rhodothermus marinus DSM 4252 DNA segment TGAGCTGGGTGGTCAAGTTCGACAAAGGCGACTTCATCGGCCGCGAGGCGCTGCTACGCGTCAGAGAGAACGGACCGGCCCGCCGTCTGATCGGGCTGATTCTGGAAGAACGGGGCATCCCGCGCGCCGGCTATCCGATTACCGACGAAGGCGGCACGTCCATCGGCAAGGTGACCAGCGGCACACTCTCGCCCGTGCTCCAGCAGGGCATCGCCCTGGGCTACGTGCCCAACCGCCCCGACTATACGGAGCCCGGCCGACGGCTCGGCGTGCAGATCAGAAGCCAGATCCTACCGGCCCGCGTCCATAAACCACCGTTCGTCGAGCTTCACAGAAAATAACGGGCGCGACCGGTCGGTAATCCCGGCGCTCTGCCGTAACTTTACGGGCTATCGGACCAGTTGAACCGGACGGACTGCAGAGCCGGGCAATGAACGTAGAGGTTTTTCTGACCGGAAGCCACGTGACGGAGGAAGACGTCGAGGGACGCACCGTCGTGGTGATCGACGTGCTGCGGGCATCTTCGACCATCATCACGGCACTGGCCAACGGAGCGCGGGCCGTCATTCCGGTGGCCGACATGGACCAGGCCGGCAAGATCGCCATGAACCTGGATCCGAGCACCTATCTGCTGGGCGGCGAACGCGACGGCGACCGCATCGACGGCTACCACCTGGGCAACTCCCCGCTGGAATACACGCCGGACGTCGTCGAAGGCAAGACGATCATCCTGAACACGACGAACGGCACGCGTACCATCTGGAACGCCCGCAATGCCGAGCATCTGATCGTCGGGGGCTTCCTCAATGCGAATCGTGTCGTGCAGTTCGTCCGGGAAGCCGGCCTGGACGTCACGATCATCTGCGCCGGTCGCAACAACCGGGTCGCGCTGGACGATGCGCTCTGCGCCGGCCTGCTCCTTCACCGCCTCTGGGAAGGTCGGGAGCCCGAATATGTCAGTGACGCCGCCCACATCGCGCTGACTCAGTACCTGCACGACCGCGATCGCCTGGCCGACGCGCTCCGCCACAGCAATCACGCCCGCTGGCTCATCGAGAAGGGCTACGGCGCCGACGTGGAATACTGCCTGCAGCTCGACGCGCTGCCCGTGCTCCCCTACTACCGGGAAAACCGCCTGGTGCTGTACAGAGAACGCCAGCCTTCCGAATCTGTCGGATAATCCGGGCGTACAGAGCCTGGTATGCTCCGGGCGCGTGTTGTATCTTTGAAGCATGGCCGATACAACATCCAGGCGTCGTCGCAAAGCGCGCAAGCCCGCAAAGGAGGCGGCTCCGGCGATTTCTCCCACCCGGCGGCGGGAGATTCTGGGGCTGACGCTCATGGTGCTGGGGGTGCTGCTCACCCTGGCGCTGGTGACCTATCACCCTTCGGATAACGGGCTGGCCCGGCACTTTTCGCTGGGAGCCGCGCTGGATCCGGGCAACAACCGGGCGGAGAATGCACTGGGGCTGGTGGGCGCTTCGCTGGCCTACGTGCTGGTGGCCCGCCTGTTCGGCTACGCCTCGGTGCTGCTTACCGGCCTGCTGGTGGCCTGGGGGTATGTGATCTTTCGCGGCCGACGTCCCCGTGCGCTGCCGCTCTTCAGCGGTCTGATCCTGCTGCTGGTCCCGCTGCTGGCCGCCAGTTTCGGATGGATCGGCGTCGTCTTCGAAGCCGATCTGCACGCCTGGTCCGGCGATCTGGGGCTGGGGCTGGCCGGCTGGATGACCCGCGTCTTCGGCACTGTCGGCGCGCTGGGCCTGCTGCTGCTGGGCCTTGCTTCGATGACGTTGTTGCTGGTCGATCACGACCTGCAGCGTTCGCTCGACCGTCTGGAACACCTGCTGGCCGCCGCCAGCGACGGCCTCCGCCGCCGCTGGCAATCCTGGCGGCAGCATCGGGCCGAACGCCGTCGCCAGCGCCGGGAAGCACGCAGGCACCGTCGCGAGGAGCGTCCGGAGCCCGCATCGCCTGCCTCCCCTCCACCGCCCCCCGAGCCGCGTCCGGCACCGGAGCCGGCAATCAGCGCTACCGAAGGCGACGCCATTCCACGGCACGAGCTGTTGCGCGAACTGGCGCAGCGCGAGACGCCTCCGCCCGAGCCGGCCCCGCCTGAGCCAAAACCCGCCGAGCCCCGCCAGCCCGAGCTGATCGTCCGTCAGGGCGTCGAGGAAGAACGCGCCGACCGCATCGATCGCCCGGCCGAACTGCCCGCCACCACCGCGCTTCCTCCCTACAGCCCGCCGCCGATCGACCTGCTCGACGCCCCGGAGGCCCACGAGCGCCGCATCGACTACGAAGAACTGGAGGCCAACAAGCGCATCCTGCTCGACAAGCTGGCCACCTACAACATCGAGATCACCTCGATCAACGCGATCGTCGGCCCCACGGTCACGCTCTACGAGCTGACACCGGCGCCCGGCGTCAAGATCAGCAAGATCACCTCGCTGGAAGACGACCTGGCCATGGCGCTGGCCGCGCCGGGCATCCGCATGATCGCCCCCATCCCCGGCAAGTCGGCCATCGGGGTGGAGATCCCCAATCGCCATCGTGAGCTGGTCCGCATCCGCGACGTGATCGGCACGGCCCGCTTTCGCGACGCGCAGATGGAGCTGCCCATCGCGCTGGGCAAGACCATCGAAGGCGAAGTCTATCTACAGGACCTGACCCGCCTGCCGCATCTGCTCATCGCCGGTGCCACCGGCTCCGGAAAGTCGGTCGGGCTCAACGCCCTCATCACGGGGCTGCTCTACGCCTGCCACCCGGCCAATCTCAAATTCGTCATGATCGATCCCAAGAAGATCGAGCTGCAGCAGTACGCGGCCGTGGCCGATCATTTCCTGGCCATGCCGGAAGGTGCCGAGGAGCCCATCATTACCGACTTCACGCAGGCGCTATCCGTCCTGAAAAGCTGCGAAAAAGAAATGGAGCTGCGCTATGACCTGCTTTCCAAGGCCGGCGTGCGCAGCATCAAAGACTACAACCGCCGCCTCAAAGAAGGCGCACTTTCCCCGGACGAAGGGCATCGCCACCTGCCCTACATCGTGGTGATCATCGACGAGCTGGCCGACCTGATGATGACGGCCGGTAAGGACATCGAAGGACCGATCGCCCGCCTGGCGCAGATGGCGCGGGCCGTGGGCATTCACCTGGTGCTGGCAACCCAGCGTCCCTCGGTGGACGTGATCACCGGCCTGATCAAGGCGAACTTCCCAGCCCGCATCGCCTATCAGGTGGCCACCAAGGTGGACTCGCGGACCATTCTCGACCAGAACGGTGCTGAGGGCCTGGTGGGCAACGGCGACCTGCTCTTCATGATGGGTAGCCAGTTGGTGCGCCTGCAGGGACCGTTCGTGTCGATCGACGAGGTGGAGCGCGTCACCCGGTTTATCGCCGAACAGCCGGGCCCCGGTCCCTACTGGTTGCCGAGCATCGAAGACGAACGAAACGGCGAAACCACCGGCGGCGGAAGCAGCGACGGTTACGACGAGCTTTTCGAAGAAGCCGCCCGGATCATCGTGCGCAGTCAGCAGGGCTCGGTGTCGCTCCTGCAGCGCAAGCTGTCGATCGGCTACACCCGCGCGGCCCGCATCGTGGATCAGCTCGAAGAGGCCGGCATCGTGGGTCCCTTCGAGGGATCCAAGGCCCGCCGCGTGCTCGTGCAGAGCGAAGCCGAACTCGACGAGCTGCTCCGCTCGCTACGCGCCTCTTCCTGACCGTCCTGAGGCCTCACCCCCGTCGCCGTTCAAGCATCTCGGCATACGTGAGCCATCGAGGAAGGGGCGTCATGGTACGATGGGTCAGATCGATGTGCCAGAGGTAGTGTATGTGGCCGTTCGTGACGAGCAGATACGGCGCACCGATCACACGGTTGTAGCGACCGGCCTGCTCGATCACGTCCTGCGTGATGGACACCGTCGGCGCCTTGCATTCGGCCAGCAACAATGGCCGTCCCGCCCGATCATACACCACCAGATCGGCCCGTCGCCCCATACCCTGATCCGTGAACGACGCCTCCAGCGCCACCAGCGAGGGCGGACACTTCAGCGCCTGCACCAGATACTGGGCCAGATGTTGCCGCACCCACTCTTCAGGCGTCAGGCGCACCCAGCGCCGCCGCAGCGGATCGAGCAGGTACACGTGCCCGCCTCGACGCTGCAACCGGAACGAATAGGCCGGGAAGTTCAGCGCTTCCATGGCTTCAGGAGGATGACACAGGGGCGGGCCGTCGGGCCCATACCAACCGAGGATTACCGGCCAGATCGCACTCGAGCCGCACCGCTTCGTAGCCACAGGCTTCAAACAGCGCAACCACGTCGGTGCCGTAGTGCGCATGTACCTCACAGGCCAGGCGGCCGCCGGGTTTCAGCAGCACGTGGCCGTGGCGGGCCAGCGCCCTGTAGAAGCGCAGCGGATCCTCGCCGGCATACAGCGCCACCGGTGGCTCATAGTCGCGCACCTCGGGCGGCAGCTCGTCGGCTTCGTGCAGGGCCAGATACGGCGGATTCGAGACGATCAGGTCGAAGGGTCCGGGCACGTTTTCCGGAAACGAATCGGCCAGCACGTCCGCTTCCACCCAGTGCACCTGCAGGCCCAGGCGCTCGGCGTTGCGCCGAGCGATGGACAGCGCCTCCGGGCTGATGTCGCAGGCCCACACGTCGGCGTCCGACCGGTGGTGTTTGATGGCCAGCGCGATGCAGCCGCTGCCCGTTCCCACGTCCAGCACACGCGGGCCTGGCGTCGATTGCAGCTCCTGCAGGACGCGTTCGGTCAGCCACTCCGTCTCCGGACGCGGCACCAGCACGCCCGGTCCGACCTCCAGCCGGAGCCCCAGAAATTCCACATAGCCCAGCACGTACTGCAGCGGTTCGCGCCGCAGCCGCCGGGCCAGCAGCTCGGCAAAACGCGCCCGGCGGGCGGCATCGACGGGCCGCTCCGGGTAGGCGTAGAGCTGCGCCCGTGAACACCCGAGCACCTCACAGAGCATCCATTCGGCATTCCGGCGGGCATCGGGCACCCCGGCCGCCTCCAGTCGTTGGATGGCCTGTTGCAGCAGCTCGCTCTGCGTGATCGTGCCGTTTTCCACGGGATCGTTGCCGGTCATGATCGCCAGCATGAACGGTCTGTTGAACGATTTGCTTCCGACCGAACGCCATGAAGACGTTCAAGAACAAAACGATTCTGATCACCGGCGCCTCGAGCGGCATCGGTGAGGCGATGGTTTACCAGCTCCGCGATCCATCGGTCAAACTATTGCTGGTAGCCCGCTCCGAAGACAAATTGCAAGCGATGGTCGAAGCGCTGGAGCGTCAGGGTGTCTGGGCCCAGGCCTACCCCTGTGATCTTGCGCAACCCGGGGCGGCCGAAACGCTGTTCCGACGCCTTACGGACGATGGCTACCGGGTAGACGTACTCATCAACAACGCGGGCTTTGGCAAGTACGGCCGCTTCGACCAGATCAGCCTGACCGACACGCTGGAGATGCTCCGGCTCAACATCGAAAATCTGGTGGCACTCACGCACCTGTGCATTCCGCACATGCTGGAGCGCGGCGATGCGGGCATTCTGAACGTGGCCTCGACGGCCGGTTTTCAGGGCATTCCCTACATGGCCGTCTATGCCGCCACGAAGAGCTTCGTGATTTCCTTCTCCGAGGCGCTGCATGCCGAGTACGCCGATCGGGGCATCACGGTGACCTGTCTGTGCCCGGGTCCGACAGCCACGGCCTTTCAGGAACGGGCCGGCATGCCCGTCGAAGGCGTTCGCCGCTTCATGGAATCGGCCGAAAAGGTCGCCATCGCCGGCCTGCGCGCCCTGCTTCGCGGCGAGGTGGTGCACGTCAGCGGGGCCTCCAATGCGGTGGTGGCCCGCCTCAGCCAGCTGACCCCGCGTCGGGTGCGGCTGGCCGTCACCCGTCAGCTGCTGGGCCCGCACGATGACACCTGAGCCGGTGCTTTCGACCGTCCACCCGGAAGATTTGACAATCGAATCCGGAGCGTCTTGATGTAAACGCTTACCTGCTTATCTTTACCCTCGTACCACAAAAACCTTAAGTCAACCCGAACCATGCCCATGACCACCCGTGATAAACTGGAAGCCCTGGCGGCTAACCTCTGGTGGAGCTGGAATCCCGAAGCGCTCCAGCTTTTCGAGCGGCTGAACCCGGAAGCCTTTCGGGTTTCGCACCACAATCCACTGGCGGCGCTTCGCGCAGCCGACCCGGCTATGCTGAACGATCGGCCTTTTCAGAAAGAAGTCGATCGCATCTACGAGGCCTTTCAGGCCTATCTCAACAGCCCACCGCGCCTTGAGAATGCCCCGCGCACCGTCTATTTCTGCATGGAATACGGCCTGCACGAAAGCCTGCCTTTCTACGCGGGCGGACTGGGCGTGCTGGCCGGCGATCATATCAAGGCCGCCTCGGACCTGGGCATTCCCATGACGGCCGTCGGGCTGTTTCTGCGCGAGGGATACTTCCGCCAGCGCTTCGACCACAGCGGCTGGCAGCTGGCCGACTATCCGGCCATGGACCCGCTCGACCATCCCATGTCGCTGGTTCACGGGCCGGACGGCTACCCGCTGGTGATCACCGTACATCTGGGCCGTCAGCCGCTCTACCTGCGGGCCTGGAAACTGGAAGTCGGTCGCGTGCCGCTGTACCTGCTCGATGCGTCGTTCGATGCCAACCCCGAGCCGCTGCGCATCCTGACGCGCCGGCTCTACCAGGGCGACCGTCGCATCCGCCTCCAGCAGGAAATCATTCTGGGCATCGGCGGCGTGCGCCTGCTGCGAGCTCTGGAGCAGGACTTCGACGTCTATCACATGAATGAAGGACACTGCTCCTTTGTCACGCTGGAGCTGCTGCGCGAGCGGCTGGCGTCCGGCGACGAACGCGAGGCGGCCGAGGCCTGGGTGCGTCAGCACTGCGTCTTCACCACGCACACGCCCGTCATGGCCGGGCACGACCGCTTCGATCCGGGCCTGTTGCTGGAGCAGATGGAGACGTTCCGGCACCAGCTCGGACTGTCCGAAACCGACCTGCTGGCCTACGGCCGCGTCAATCCCAGCGACAGCACCGAGGCGTTCAACATGACGGTGCTGGGCCTCAAGATGTCGCGCAAGTCCAACGGGGTTTCGGCCATCAACGGCCTGGTGGCGCGCCGCCAGTGGCACCACCTGTACCCGGACCGCCCGGTCAACGAGGTGCCGATCGGCCACATCACCAACGGCGTGCACCTGCCCACCTGGACCGTCCCCCACGCCCGCCCCTTCCTGGAGCAGCACCTGGGCGACTGGCTCGAAGGCCGCTTCAACCTCGAGATCTGGAAGAAAGTGGACGATATTTCGGACGCCGAGCTGTGGCAGTACCGGTGCATGCTGCGTCGGCGGCTGGTGGAGTTTGTCAACGAATACGTCAAACACCAGTCGCTGCCCCAGGAGTCGCACCTGAACCCCGACGTACTGACGATCGGTTTTGCGCGGCGCTTTGCCACCTACAAGCGGGCGCCGCTGCTTTTCGAGGACATGGAGCGGGCCATCCAGCTCTTCACCCGGGAAGACCGGCCCATCCAGGTGATCTACTCTGGCAAGGCGCATCCGGCCGACGATGGCGGCAAACGTTTCATCCAGCAGATCTACGAGATCACACAGCATCCGGCCTTCCGGGGCAAGGTGGTCTTTGTCGAGGATTATGACATGCACATTGCCCGCATGCTCGTTTCAGGCTGCGACGTGTGGCTGAACAACCCGCGTCGTCCGCTGGAGGCCAGCGGCACCAGCGGCCAGAAGACGGCCATCCACGGCGGGCTGAACCTGTCGGTGCTGGACGGCTGGTGGCCCGAGGCGTACAACGGCCAGAACGGCTGGGCTTTCGGCCGCGAGGCAACCGGCTACTACGAAGATCCCGTCACGCAGGATGTGGAAGACCGCGAGGCGCTCTATCGCGTGCTCGAGTACGAGGTGATTCCGGCCTTCTACGAACGCAACGGCGAGGGGCTGCCGATCCGGTGGCTGACCCGCATGCGCCAGGCCATGCGCACCATCCCCGCCCGCTTCAATGCCGTGCGCATGGTGCGCGAGTACGTGGAGCAGATTTACCGACCGGCCGAAGCGCCTACACCGGTCACCGCAACGATCAAGAACGAGAAGTAAACCACACATTCTTCTGGATAGCACAGAAAAAAGCCCCATCCCGCGGGATGGGGCTTTTTTTCTGTAGCCAATCGCCTCGTTTCAGGTCGCTTTCTGCACCCAGGAGGTGCAGTAGCCGTTCGGGTGAATCGGCCCTTTGATGAGCTGACAGCCGCCACACTGGTCGGGGCTTTCAGCCGGGACATACAGCTGACAGTTGGCGCAGGTCTTGTCGGGGTACGGCGAGTGGTCCGTGTACTGCAGGCTTTCCCGCATCTGGATTTCCTCGGCCGTCAGTCCCGACACATCGGTGCAGGTCAGCTCGGCGCTGGCCGATGTTCCACTTTCCGAGGCGGCTCCGCTCTGCTGTTGTTGCTGCTGGCCGCCTCCGCAGGCGCTCAGGAGCGCCGAGCCGCCGATCCCGGCCAGTCCGAGCGCTCCGACCCGCAGCAGAAAGTCGCGACGCGTGACACGTTTGTCTTCCATGGCAGCTCCGGGGTCTTGGTTGAACGGGGGTCAAAGAACCTCTCAAAAGGTAGCGAGGTGGCACGCTAAAAACAACCTAGATTACACTTTTTTCACCACCAGCGAATTTCGAAGGCCTCGAACTCGCCCCGGGCCGGCAGCCAGTGCACCTGCACATCGTCGACGCGCGCGGCCGGTGGCCCCTGCCGCACGGCGTCGAGCAATTGCTCCAGCAGCTCACGCGGTCCTTCGGCCACCAGATAGACCGAGCCGTCCGGTTCGTTGCGCACCCAGCCGGTCAGTCCCAGCCGTCGGGCATGGTAGCGGACGAACTGTCGAAAACCCACGCCCTGCACCCGGCCTGTCACCCGGGCTTCCAGTCTGGCCTGTGCATCCAGGCTGTTCATGGCCGCAATGGCTGATAGATGCGGTAATTGTATGGACCAAGTTGCAACGTATCGGCCGCCAGCGTGTCGGACGCAAAGACCTCCACCCAGCGTCGCCCGCGTATACCTTCGGGCAGGGCGACCGTTTCCGGCCGGTTGCGAACGTTAACGATCAGTAACAACGTATCGGCCTCGGTAGCCCGCAGGTACACGAGCACGTCGTCGGCTTCCGGATTCAGCACGGTCAGTTCGCCGTGGCGCAGCGCCTCGCTCGCCCGGTAAAAGTTCAGGTAGCGTCGGTAGAACGCATAGAGTGCCGGACTTTCGGGCGCCTCCCAGTTGTAGGGCGTGCGGGCGAAAAACGACACCCGCTCCCGCACACCCAGCTCCTGTCCGTTGTAGAGCAGCGGCACGCCGGGCATGGACGTGGCCAGCACGAACGCCGCCATCGACCCTTTGTCGCCGCCAAAGAGTACCGGCGGCGGCGCATCCCACATCGTCTCGTCGTGGTTGGTGGTAAAGCGCAGCCGACGTGCACCCGGCGGCAGCAGCCCGAGCGTCGAGTCCACCTGTCGCACCAGCGTGTGCAGCGGCGCGCCGCGCCAGACCTCTTTCAGTTGATGGTAGAAGGGCCAGGCATAGGTCAGATCGAATCCGACCAGGTGCATCTCCGGCTCAGCCGCTTCGGCCAGCATCAGCACCGGTTTGATCTTTTCCACCGAATCGATCGCCGCTTTCCAGAAGTCCAGCGGCACGCCGTGGGCCACGTCGCACCGATAGCCGTCGATGTCGAACTCCCGCACCCAGTACTGCATCACTTCGATCATCGCCTGGCGGAGCTCGGGATTGTCGTAGTTGAGATCGACCACGTCGGTCCAGTCCGTCGTGTCGCCGTTAAGCACCGGATAGGTGAAGCCGTCGATCGGCCCCGGCGTGTACCAGTCAGGGTGTTCCGTGACCCAGGGGTGGTCCCAGGCCGTATGGTTGGCCACCAGATCGATGATGATGTGCATGCCGCGGGCGTGCACCGAATCGACCAGCGCACGGAAGTCCTCCTCGGTACCGTAGTCGGGGTTGACCGCGTAGTAGTCTCGCACGGCATAGGGCGACCCCAGCGGCCCGATGTCCGTCTTGGCCCGCTTCTTTCCGACGGGGTGAATGGGCATGAGCCAGAGCGTATTGACACCCAGCGCCTGCAGCGAATCCAGCCGTCTGATCACGCCCTGGAAGGTCCCCTCCGGCGAAAAGTCGGGCACAAAGATCTCGTAGAGCACTGCATCGGCGATCCATTCGGGCTTGCCCACCCCGGGCGGTACATGGGGCAATTCCTGCTCAGGCGGCGCCTCGCATCCGGTCGCAATGAGCAGGCTCAACACCAGGTAAAACAACGGGCGCATCGTTCGAAACGGTTGATGAAAGGGCTTACCTTCCTCCGAAGTATAACACACCCCGGACACAACCGCTACCCTTCTTCGCTCCCCCACAGAAATTCGACGCACTTTCCTGCAGGGAACCCGGTGCAATCTGTGCGAATTTTTCAGCAGTGCAACCGTCCTTTCCCAGATTGGCGATTCTGACCGTTCCGAAGGTGCTGCGTGAGAAGCTCGGCGACGAGGGCGTCGAGGCACTTATCACGCTTTTGAACGAAGCGGCCCATCACGAACGCAACAACCTGCTCGGGATTCTGGAAGAACGTTTTGAGCGACGCGTGGCAGATGAGGGCGCACGTCTGGACAAACGAATCGCAGAAGAAGCGACGCGCCAGGAGGTGCTGCTGGCCGAGACGGAAAAGCGATTGGACCATCGAATCACAGAAGAAGTGACCCGCCTGGAAGTGCTACTGGCTGAGACGGAAAAGCGATTGGATCAACGAATCGCAGGAGAGGTAGCGCGTCTGGAGGCGCTGCTGGCCGAGACGGAAAAGCGATTGGACCATCGAATCACAGAAGAAGTGGCCCGCCTGGAAGTGCTACTGGCTGAGACGGAAAAGCGATTGGATCAACGAATCGCAGGAGAGGTAGCCCGCCTGGACAAGCGAATCACAGAAGAAGCAGCAAAGGTGGACAACCGCATCACCGAAGAAGTGGCCGGACTCCGGCAGCAGATTGCAGCCGTAGATAACCGCATCACCTCGGAGATGGCCCGGATGGGCGAGCGCATGGCCGGGATGCGTGCCGACCTGATCCGATGGATGTTCATCTTCTGGGTGGGTCAGCTCGGCACGCTCATCGCCATTCTGTTTGCCTTTTTCCGGTGATCTGGGTCTTCACGGGGCTGTCGAAGCCCATGTCGCCACGATCTGATCGATCCCTTCCTGGAACGTCGGGTAGCGCGGGCGCCAGCCCAGATCCCGGTAAAAACGGACGTTCGAGGTGCACGTCGAGCGGGTGAAAAAGCTGACCGCATAGGAGCCCGCCACCAGACGGGCCAGCCAGACCGGCACATGGAAAGGACGCGGGGCGTTGAGGCGATCAGCCCAGTAGGTCAGCACCTCCTGCACGCGGGCCGGTTCGTCGTCCACGACGTGCCAGCAACCCGAGCGGGCTGCCACAGCGGCTGTAACGAAAGCATCGGCGGCGTCGTCCAGGTGCAGCAGGCCCCACCGGGCCCGCCCGTCTCCAATGACAGGGATTCGGCGCCGACGCAGTCCTTCCCCGATCTGCCGCGTATGGGCCGCATCGGCCCCGTAGAACCAGCCGCAGCGCAGCACCGCCGTGGCGAAGCCATGCGCCTCGCCAGCTTCCCGGGCGATCAGCTCGCCGTCAAGGGCCGAACGTGAGGGGAGGTCCGGGCACGGGGCGTTTCTTCATCGAAAAAACGATCGTCCGGCGGGCTGTTCACCCAGACGACGCTCTGCTGCACATAGCAGCGGGCACCGATCCGGGCGGCGCAGGTTGTCAGCGCCCGCGTGCCCTCCCTTCGGATCCGATCGTTCATCGCCCAGTCTTGCGGCCGCACCCGGGTACGGACCGGAATCGCACTCGCCGCATGAATCACCACGTCGCAGCCATCGGCCGCCCGCGCCAGCGCCTCGGCATCGAACAGGCTGGCCTGCCGCAGCTCGCCACCCAGTTCCCGCACCTTTTGCGCCCCTTCCGGGGAGCGCACCAGCCCCACCACTCGATCGCCGCGCGCCCGAAACCGTCGGACCAACCGCCGCCCCAGAACTCCCGTCGCTCCTGCAATGAATACCTGCATGTTCCGCCTGCGAATGTTTATGTGGAGTCCCGACGCCGAAGCAGCGCTGCGACCAGCAAAAATCCGATGAAGGCCAGCCCGCTCAGTCGCACTACGTCGGCCGTCAGCTGTGGCGTTCCCGTCAGCACCCATTCGGCCATCAACGCCACCAGCCCGAAGAGCAGTGCCAGAAAAACCGCCCCCAGCAGCACAAAGCGGGGCGAGCGGAAGGGCTCTGAATCGAACATACCTTCGGGTTTTTCTACCGCAACGAACGGCATCCGGCCGGGATCCGCTCACAGGGCCAGTCCCAGCCCGAGATACACGACCAGCGACACGCCGGCCAGCAGCAGCGCATAGGGCAGCTGGGTGTTCACGTGGTCGATGTGATCGCAGGCGGCCGCCATGGACGAAATGATCGTCGTGTCCGAAAGCGGCGAGGCGTAGTCGCCGAAAATACCGCCTGAGAGCACGGCTCCCAGCATGAGCGGTAGCGGCAGCCCCAGCCCCTCGGCCAGCGGCAGCGCCACCGGAATCAGAATGGCAAAAGTCGTCCAGGAAGAACCCAGTGTGAAGGAGACGAAGCAGCCCACCAGAAACACCAGCGCAGGCAGCCACCAGACCGGCCAGTTCGGATCGATCAGTCCGACGAGGTAGGGTCCCATCTCCAGCGCCCGCGACACCTGTCCCAGCGCAAAGGCCAGCACGACCAGGACCGTCACGCCTACCAGTCCCGACATGCCCCGAAGCACCAGTGTGGTCGATCGGGCCAGCGAAAGCACGGGACGGCCACCCCGAAGCGGC contains these protein-coding regions:
- a CDS encoding 2-phosphosulfolactate phosphatase, producing the protein MNVEVFLTGSHVTEEDVEGRTVVVIDVLRASSTIITALANGARAVIPVADMDQAGKIAMNLDPSTYLLGGERDGDRIDGYHLGNSPLEYTPDVVEGKTIILNTTNGTRTIWNARNAEHLIVGGFLNANRVVQFVREAGLDVTIICAGRNNRVALDDALCAGLLLHRLWEGREPEYVSDAAHIALTQYLHDRDRLADALRHSNHARWLIEKGYGADVEYCLQLDALPVLPYYRENRLVLYRERQPSESVG
- a CDS encoding FtsK/SpoIIIE family DNA translocase — translated: MADTTSRRRRKARKPAKEAAPAISPTRRREILGLTLMVLGVLLTLALVTYHPSDNGLARHFSLGAALDPGNNRAENALGLVGASLAYVLVARLFGYASVLLTGLLVAWGYVIFRGRRPRALPLFSGLILLLVPLLAASFGWIGVVFEADLHAWSGDLGLGLAGWMTRVFGTVGALGLLLLGLASMTLLLVDHDLQRSLDRLEHLLAAASDGLRRRWQSWRQHRAERRRQRREARRHRREERPEPASPASPPPPPEPRPAPEPAISATEGDAIPRHELLRELAQRETPPPEPAPPEPKPAEPRQPELIVRQGVEEERADRIDRPAELPATTALPPYSPPPIDLLDAPEAHERRIDYEELEANKRILLDKLATYNIEITSINAIVGPTVTLYELTPAPGVKISKITSLEDDLAMALAAPGIRMIAPIPGKSAIGVEIPNRHRELVRIRDVIGTARFRDAQMELPIALGKTIEGEVYLQDLTRLPHLLIAGATGSGKSVGLNALITGLLYACHPANLKFVMIDPKKIELQQYAAVADHFLAMPEGAEEPIITDFTQALSVLKSCEKEMELRYDLLSKAGVRSIKDYNRRLKEGALSPDEGHRHLPYIVVIIDELADLMMTAGKDIEGPIARLAQMARAVGIHLVLATQRPSVDVITGLIKANFPARIAYQVATKVDSRTILDQNGAEGLVGNGDLLFMMGSQLVRLQGPFVSIDEVERVTRFIAEQPGPGPYWLPSIEDERNGETTGGGSSDGYDELFEEAARIIVRSQQGSVSLLQRKLSIGYTRAARIVDQLEEAGIVGPFEGSKARRVLVQSEAELDELLRSLRASS
- a CDS encoding type I restriction enzyme HsdR N-terminal domain-containing protein; this encodes MEALNFPAYSFRLQRRGGHVYLLDPLRRRWVRLTPEEWVRQHLAQYLVQALKCPPSLVALEASFTDQGMGRRADLVVYDRAGRPLLLAECKAPTVSITQDVIEQAGRYNRVIGAPYLLVTNGHIHYLWHIDLTHRTMTPLPRWLTYAEMLERRRG
- the prmC gene encoding peptide chain release factor N(5)-glutamine methyltransferase, with the translated sequence MLAIMTGNDPVENGTITQSELLQQAIQRLEAAGVPDARRNAEWMLCEVLGCSRAQLYAYPERPVDAARRARFAELLARRLRREPLQYVLGYVEFLGLRLEVGPGVLVPRPETEWLTERVLQELQSTPGPRVLDVGTGSGCIALAIKHHRSDADVWACDISPEALSIARRNAERLGLQVHWVEADVLADSFPENVPGPFDLIVSNPPYLALHEADELPPEVRDYEPPVALYAGEDPLRFYRALARHGHVLLKPGGRLACEVHAHYGTDVVALFEACGYEAVRLECDLAGNPRLVWARRPAPVSSS
- a CDS encoding SDR family NAD(P)-dependent oxidoreductase translates to MKTFKNKTILITGASSGIGEAMVYQLRDPSVKLLLVARSEDKLQAMVEALERQGVWAQAYPCDLAQPGAAETLFRRLTDDGYRVDVLINNAGFGKYGRFDQISLTDTLEMLRLNIENLVALTHLCIPHMLERGDAGILNVASTAGFQGIPYMAVYAATKSFVISFSEALHAEYADRGITVTCLCPGPTATAFQERAGMPVEGVRRFMESAEKVAIAGLRALLRGEVVHVSGASNAVVARLSQLTPRRVRLAVTRQLLGPHDDT
- the glgP gene encoding alpha-glucan family phosphorylase, whose translation is MTTRDKLEALAANLWWSWNPEALQLFERLNPEAFRVSHHNPLAALRAADPAMLNDRPFQKEVDRIYEAFQAYLNSPPRLENAPRTVYFCMEYGLHESLPFYAGGLGVLAGDHIKAASDLGIPMTAVGLFLREGYFRQRFDHSGWQLADYPAMDPLDHPMSLVHGPDGYPLVITVHLGRQPLYLRAWKLEVGRVPLYLLDASFDANPEPLRILTRRLYQGDRRIRLQQEIILGIGGVRLLRALEQDFDVYHMNEGHCSFVTLELLRERLASGDEREAAEAWVRQHCVFTTHTPVMAGHDRFDPGLLLEQMETFRHQLGLSETDLLAYGRVNPSDSTEAFNMTVLGLKMSRKSNGVSAINGLVARRQWHHLYPDRPVNEVPIGHITNGVHLPTWTVPHARPFLEQHLGDWLEGRFNLEIWKKVDDISDAELWQYRCMLRRRLVEFVNEYVKHQSLPQESHLNPDVLTIGFARRFATYKRAPLLFEDMERAIQLFTREDRPIQVIYSGKAHPADDGGKRFIQQIYEITQHPAFRGKVVFVEDYDMHIARMLVSGCDVWLNNPRRPLEASGTSGQKTAIHGGLNLSVLDGWWPEAYNGQNGWAFGREATGYYEDPVTQDVEDREALYRVLEYEVIPAFYERNGEGLPIRWLTRMRQAMRTIPARFNAVRMVREYVEQIYRPAEAPTPVTATIKNEK
- a CDS encoding high-potential iron-sulfur protein, which produces MEDKRVTRRDFLLRVGALGLAGIGGSALLSACGGGQQQQQQSGAASESGTSASAELTCTDVSGLTAEEIQMRESLQYTDHSPYPDKTCANCQLYVPAESPDQCGGCQLIKGPIHPNGYCTSWVQKAT